A window of the Lolium perenne isolate Kyuss_39 chromosome 7, Kyuss_2.0, whole genome shotgun sequence genome harbors these coding sequences:
- the LOC127312190 gene encoding uncharacterized protein isoform X2, with protein sequence MAISFSPARRHRTLGTERRGDQAGAVPGGATTAVLGRSRLLNLSVMARASSRSRSSGGGCERPRRAPAQGRGGRRELGKGGRGELRLRLMGQVEQHDAGAPARGEEPVDRGRRATTAEGAWRRCCASSPAFSTRIAWLFRPWCWPCSTILSFCTSWSRHLRIC encoded by the exons ATGGCGATCTCCTTCTCCCCCGCGCGGCGACACCGGACGCTCGGGACGGAGCGgcgcggcgaccaggccggcgcagTGCCGGGAGGCGCGACGACGGCGGTTCTCGGCAGGAGCCGCCTCCTGAATCTCTCCGTCATGGCGCGAGCGAGCTCCAGATCGAGATCGAGCGGGGGCGGCTGTGAGCGGCCGCGGCGTGCTCCGGCTCAGGGAAGGGGAGGCCGGCGCGAGCTCGGGAAGGGCGGGCGCGGCGAGCTCCGGCTCCGTCTCATGGGGCAGGTGGAGCAGCACGACGCCGGGGCTCCAGCTCGTGGAGAAGAGCCGGTAGACAGAGGACGGCGAGCGACGACCGCGGAG GGTGCTTGGCGACGCTGCTGCGCTTCTTCCCCGGCCTTCTCGACTCGCATAGCCTG GTTGTTCCGTCCGTGGTGCTGGCCTTGTTCCACGATCTTATCTTTTTGCACGAGCTG
- the LOC127312190 gene encoding uncharacterized protein isoform X1: MAISFSPARRHRTLGTERRGDQAGAVPGGATTAVLGRSRLLNLSVMARASSRSRSSGGGCERPRRAPAQGRGGRRELGKGGRGELRLRLMGQVEQHDAGAPARGEEPVDRGRRATTAEGAWRRCCASSPAFSTRIAWFVSPCFFSVMLFRPWCWPCSTILSFCTSWSRHLRIC; the protein is encoded by the exons ATGGCGATCTCCTTCTCCCCCGCGCGGCGACACCGGACGCTCGGGACGGAGCGgcgcggcgaccaggccggcgcagTGCCGGGAGGCGCGACGACGGCGGTTCTCGGCAGGAGCCGCCTCCTGAATCTCTCCGTCATGGCGCGAGCGAGCTCCAGATCGAGATCGAGCGGGGGCGGCTGTGAGCGGCCGCGGCGTGCTCCGGCTCAGGGAAGGGGAGGCCGGCGCGAGCTCGGGAAGGGCGGGCGCGGCGAGCTCCGGCTCCGTCTCATGGGGCAGGTGGAGCAGCACGACGCCGGGGCTCCAGCTCGTGGAGAAGAGCCGGTAGACAGAGGACGGCGAGCGACGACCGCGGAG GGTGCTTGGCGACGCTGCTGCGCTTCTTCCCCGGCCTTCTCGACTCGCATAGCCTGGTTTGTCTCCCCCTGCTTCTTCTCAGTTAT GTTGTTCCGTCCGTGGTGCTGGCCTTGTTCCACGATCTTATCTTTTTGCACGAGCTG